The Chanos chanos chromosome 3, fChaCha1.1, whole genome shotgun sequence genome segment ATGGAGATAGAACAGATCCCAGATGGCATTTACAATGGATAAAATAcataattcttaaaaaaaatgttattacacCTAAAATTAAATCGTGAACTTATGTTTAAGTACCTGGAATACTCTGAGCTAAATGTAAAACATCAGCTGTAAATATAAAGCGTTGACTCGCTAAGATCAGCTGACGTTGCTGTCATGTGACCTGTGAGACTCCATGCTCAGTACCACGATTGCTATTCTTTAGTTTCGTTGTGTCGAATTCTGATTGCGATTCAACGTTATTGTATTTACGTAACCGTCAAATAATCCATTCAAGCAGACTAATCTAGACGCATGGTCGTCTCGAAAAAATAGTTACATTTTATCGTCGATAGCTCCACTGAAGCTGCGTGGGAGAGATGGGACTAGATCCAAAACAGGTCTCTTTGCGTTTGGACCAACAACTACTTCGTTTCATGGATCAGCTTGAGGctttggaggaaaaaagagaaaggttgAATTCTCTCATAGAACAGGTAGTGGGCTGATGCTTGGACGGACATTTTAACATTGTTAGTTGCTAATATCAAGTGATCTGTCGTCATATGCATATGCTAACAGGCTGAATGGGTGTCttttttactgtactgtatcgACCTAGCAGTCAGTAATATTTTCGGTTGTTCTTTTCGATTGTTCTGCGCAGGGATGGTTCTCTATCTCTAAGGCTCGATATTCAATGGGAAACAAGCAAGTGTCAGCACTGCAGTACGCCAGCGAAATGGAGCCGTTAGTTCACGTTCACACCAGGTCTAATTTTGACACTCCTACCAGCCAGTTATCACATCTAAATGATCATTTAGCTTTCATCTTGCTTTTATAATTATCAGAATGAATAATTGGTATTTAATGTGATTTACAGAATTCTGGATAATGGGGTTGCTGAGTTCCAGGCTGAATCAACTGAATGCAAAACAGGGAATGTTAAAAACTGCTCAGTTGCTGTAGAGAGTATTGGACCAAACGAGGAAGGTATGtataataaatgttttaacaatAATGAtgtggttgtggtgttgtgtgtgtgtgtgtgtgtgtgtgtgtctgtctgtctgtctgggggtgggggtgatggCTCATTAGCTCATGGGTCAGGTTCGTGGAATGATTTTCATCTAAGTAATTGAAAAAATAGAAGACTGTGTACCAAGAGTATATATTCAGtgatgagactgatttatgccTGTTGGAGATAGCTTGGCATGTCGTGTTTTTTCCAGGCCTGAGGAGACGAATTAATATGAAACAAAAGAGCATTCAAGAAGAAAATGTGGCCCAGAAGGAGCCCAAAAAATCTACAGCTGAGAGAGAACCCCAGGGAACTACAAAGGCTGAACCCTCCGAACCCCAGCATCAAGATCCTTTGAAATGGTTTGGAATCCTTGTGCCTCAAAACCTGAAACAAGCACAGGGTGCTTTTAAAGAGGGTAAGGTCCATTTAGAACTTGACAGTGAAAATTAAGAATTAAACATCACAGTAACTGGGAAGGATATGTTGTGGTCATAAATTTAGATTAAGGCTTTGCACTGGGTTAGTGTAATGGTGAATGATGTTTCTAAATCTGTGCCTTTCTGTGTCCATTAAAGAGTTCATGGAGAGTTTATCTATATCCTATATTTTTCCAGTTATCACATTGTCAGCAGAAATTGCAACTCTGCAGAATGCAATCCTGGCCACCAGAACAGAAATGCAGACCCAcatgaaggagaaacagaagataCTCATTGACCCAATAAACGACTGACACAGACTGGCCATATCAATAATATAGTGATGtaaatatgtttctgtttgttcatttttgtatGAATCAAAAGAATGGAATGTTAATTATTTGAGACCTTAGATACAGTTGTTTTTGAGATCTCACGTTTCCTTTcttatacaaaataaaaatgtaatttcaccAAAATAACTGGCAGTCATTTTGAGAAATGTATTGCACTCACTTGATGAAAATTGATTAGTTGGAGGATTGTAAAACTGTCACCTGTACAATCAGGACATGCCTTTTTAAGCTATTGTATAATATACGTGCAGTACTTGTATGTAAAATAAACCTGAACTGTACTATTAGGCTTTGATCAGTCTATTAGGATATGTGATGAGCATTTTGATTCGGctattttatgtttcatttcaaaactcTTGTAAATTATTCCAATTAATACTAGTCTTGTAGAGATCACATCCTAAGCAGTTTGTGAGCAATAGATGGAAGTCAGTTTGAAACATTAACAAAAGGCTCTCTGAACATCAGTTATCAATTTTATCCTGAATTCCTCAATATGTAAGGCAGTGCCGGCTAAAACACCTTGAAGAAATACCTGCTGAGTGTTTATAATGTGACACAATATGATTTGTGGAACTTATGCAAGACAGGATGTGAACAACCCAAATTTCAAACCGAAACTGAAAAGGGTTATTATATCAGGAGCTTGGGAGCCGAAAGATGACGAGAATGGTCGGAATGGTCGGAAATAGAAAATCCTACCCGCTGTCTACTTCCTGGTCTCCGGAGCAGCTAGCGGACAGGGCTATTATTTACAGTCGGGATAGACATCTAACAAGGGTGTTATATATTGCAGGTTTTTGGAATGTCAGCACTGAACACATAGTATTTTCAACACTTCTCTCCCCTCACAATTAATTTTTTAACGGCAATATGAAACGACGATACAATCGGTTTCATCACAGATGAGCACGATACCTTGTGCAGGCAAAAACCAGTTGTCAATTCGCTGTTGTTACATGCATCTGCCAACGAATTAGCCACCATAAGTGTGAAGAATACATATATGAAGATTCTCCGGTAATTATAAAAAAGTGGGAGTAACTATAAACCATTTGGACTACTGCAGACTAAAAGTTCCTTACTTCTGAGTAAGGTTCAACAACTCTCATCGATGGCGTCAAATTCGAGGGTTTCCATTCTGGATTACTTCAATATTGTCTTCGAAGGAGAAAATGGCAAAATTGAATCCAACTGCAAAGCTTGTGGCACTCGGATTCAGGCGAAGCGAACGGTTACTTCAAACTTCGTAACACATTTAA includes the following:
- the vma22 gene encoding vacuolar ATPase assembly protein VMA22 — protein: MGLDPKQVSLRLDQQLLRFMDQLEALEEKRERLNSLIEQGWFSISKARYSMGNKQVSALQYASEMEPLVHVHTRILDNGVAEFQAESTECKTGNVKNCSVAVESIGPNEEGLRRRINMKQKSIQEENVAQKEPKKSTAEREPQGTTKAEPSEPQHQDPLKWFGILVPQNLKQAQGAFKEVITLSAEIATLQNAILATRTEMQTHMKEKQKILIDPIND